From one Lycium ferocissimum isolate CSIRO_LF1 chromosome 5, AGI_CSIRO_Lferr_CH_V1, whole genome shotgun sequence genomic stretch:
- the LOC132057107 gene encoding ultraviolet-B receptor UVR8-like isoform X7, with product MSENGEKMEIENDEKKKNNKVLMWGYLPGVLSHKSPLTSPVAVTGIDVESWTDVCGGGCGFAMAISAGSGKLITWGSADDQGQSYLTSGKHGETPEPFPVPTEDPIVKAVAGWAHCVSVTEKNDVYTWGWKECVPSFKVVANFAAGGSVEVRKESSVITQQECPQSQGSKSSGGSVAHQDNKKPEETAKRRRTATAKQELESPPPADESLSAPPCIVELDPGVKITSVAAGGRHTLALSDVGQVWGWGYGGEGQLGLGSRIKIVASPHLIPCLDTSSHGLDRSLGSPQGSITTGSQTRKALGSYVKRIACGGRHSAVITDAGVLLTFGWGLYGQCGLGNTNDVLRPTCVSSLLNTRIEAVAGGLWHSVCLCDRGRVYTFGGNQFGQLGLGTGTDHAETSPRLVDASVLENKNAKVVSCGARHNAIMTAWPR from the exons ATGAGTGAAAATGGTGAGAAAATGGAGATAGAGAAtgatgaaaagaagaagaataataaGGTGTTAATGTGGGGATATCTTCCCGGAGTATTATCTCATAAGTCACCCTTAACATCTCCGGTCGCTGTTACCGGTATCGACGTTGAATCCTGGACAGACGTTTGTGGTGGTGGTTGTGGTTTCGCTATGGCTATTTCAG CAGGGTCTGGAAAACTTATCACGTGGGGTTCTGCAGATGATCAAGGCCAAAGTTACTTGACTTCAGGAAAACACGGG GAGACTCCAGAGCCATTTCCAGTTCCAACTGAGGATCCAATCGTGAAAGCTGTAGCTGGTTGGGCACATTGTGTATCTGTTACTG AAAAGAATGATGTGTACACATGGGGCTGGAAAGAATGTGTGCCTTCTTTCAAGGTTGTTGCAAATTTCGCTGCTGGAGGAAGTGTTGAAGTTAGGAAAGAAAGTTCAGTAATAACTCAGCAAG AGTGCCCTCAGTCTCAAGGCTCGAAGTCGAGTGGTGGTTCAGTCGCTCACCAAGATAATAAAAAACCTGAAGAAACTGCAAAGAGGAGAAGGACAGCGACGGCTAAACAAGAACTTGAGAGCCCACCACCTGCTGACGAATCTCTTTCTGCACCACCTTGTATCGTAGAACTGGATCCAGGGGTGAAGATAACCTCCGTTGCTGCAGGGGGGCGCCACACATTAGCATTGTCAG ATGTGGGACAGGTATGGGGTTGGGGCTATGGAGGTGAAGGACAGCTTGGCTTAGGCTCCAGGATTAAAATAGTGGCGTCTCCTCATCTTATACCTTGTCTGGATACTTCTTCACATGGACTGGACCGGAGTCTTGGGAGTCCTCAAGGAAGCATTACCACAGGGAGTCAGACGCGTAAAGCTTTGGGGAGCTACGTAAAGAGAATTGCTTGTGGTGGCCGGCATAGTGCAGTAATTACAG ATGCTGGGGTGCTGCTTACATTTGGCTGGGGATTGTATGGGCAG TGTGGATTAGGTAATACAAATGACGTGCTGAGGCCAACTTGTGTATCTTCTCTATTGAACACTAGAATAGAAGCCGTGGCAGGTGGATTATGGCATTCTGTGTGCTTATGTGATCGTGGCCGTGTCTATACTTTTGGGGGAAATCAGTTTGGCCAATTGGGTCTAGGCACAGGCACAGACCATGCAGAG ACATCACCTAGGCTTGTGGATGCCTCAGTACTGGAAAACAAGAATGCCAAGGTAGTGTCTTGTGGAGCTCGTCATAACGCCATAATGACAG CTTGGCCTAGGTGA
- the LOC132057107 gene encoding uncharacterized protein LOC132057107 isoform X9 produces MSENGEKMEIENDEKKKNNKVLMWGYLPGVLSHKSPLTSPVAVTGIDVESWTDVCGGGCGFAMAISAGSGKLITWGSADDQGQSYLTSGKHGETPEPFPVPTEDPIVKAVAGWAHCVSVTEKNDVYTWGWKECVPSFKVVANFAAGGSVEVRKESSVITQQECPQSQGSKSSGGSVAHQDNKKPEETAKRRRTATAKQELESPPPADESLSAPPCIVELDPGVKITSVAAGGRHTLALSDVGQVWGWGYGGEGQLGLGSRIKIVASPHLIPCLDTSSHGLDRSLGSPQGSITTGSQTRKALGSYVKRIACGGRHSAVITDAGVLLTFGWGLYGQCGLGNTNDVLRPTCVSSLLNTRIEAVAGGLWHSVCLCDRGRVYTFGGNQFGQLGLGTGTDHAERTAKCIAGDGTSMVNLA; encoded by the exons ATGAGTGAAAATGGTGAGAAAATGGAGATAGAGAAtgatgaaaagaagaagaataataaGGTGTTAATGTGGGGATATCTTCCCGGAGTATTATCTCATAAGTCACCCTTAACATCTCCGGTCGCTGTTACCGGTATCGACGTTGAATCCTGGACAGACGTTTGTGGTGGTGGTTGTGGTTTCGCTATGGCTATTTCAG CAGGGTCTGGAAAACTTATCACGTGGGGTTCTGCAGATGATCAAGGCCAAAGTTACTTGACTTCAGGAAAACACGGG GAGACTCCAGAGCCATTTCCAGTTCCAACTGAGGATCCAATCGTGAAAGCTGTAGCTGGTTGGGCACATTGTGTATCTGTTACTG AAAAGAATGATGTGTACACATGGGGCTGGAAAGAATGTGTGCCTTCTTTCAAGGTTGTTGCAAATTTCGCTGCTGGAGGAAGTGTTGAAGTTAGGAAAGAAAGTTCAGTAATAACTCAGCAAG AGTGCCCTCAGTCTCAAGGCTCGAAGTCGAGTGGTGGTTCAGTCGCTCACCAAGATAATAAAAAACCTGAAGAAACTGCAAAGAGGAGAAGGACAGCGACGGCTAAACAAGAACTTGAGAGCCCACCACCTGCTGACGAATCTCTTTCTGCACCACCTTGTATCGTAGAACTGGATCCAGGGGTGAAGATAACCTCCGTTGCTGCAGGGGGGCGCCACACATTAGCATTGTCAG ATGTGGGACAGGTATGGGGTTGGGGCTATGGAGGTGAAGGACAGCTTGGCTTAGGCTCCAGGATTAAAATAGTGGCGTCTCCTCATCTTATACCTTGTCTGGATACTTCTTCACATGGACTGGACCGGAGTCTTGGGAGTCCTCAAGGAAGCATTACCACAGGGAGTCAGACGCGTAAAGCTTTGGGGAGCTACGTAAAGAGAATTGCTTGTGGTGGCCGGCATAGTGCAGTAATTACAG ATGCTGGGGTGCTGCTTACATTTGGCTGGGGATTGTATGGGCAG TGTGGATTAGGTAATACAAATGACGTGCTGAGGCCAACTTGTGTATCTTCTCTATTGAACACTAGAATAGAAGCCGTGGCAGGTGGATTATGGCATTCTGTGTGCTTATGTGATCGTGGCCGTGTCTATACTTTTGGGGGAAATCAGTTTGGCCAATTGGGTCTAGGCACAGGCACAGACCATGCAGAG AGGACAGCAAAGTGTATAGCTGGGGATGGAACAAGTATGGTCAA CTTGGCCTAG